The Gossypium arboreum isolate Shixiya-1 chromosome 4, ASM2569848v2, whole genome shotgun sequence DNA segment TATTTGGAACAACGTTGAAAAAGTGACGTCTTTGAGTGAAATAGAGTTTGGTAATTTACCTGGATCCCCGGTCTTCAAGCAGGAACATTTTCCATCCTTGTTTAAGCTCTACAAACCATCGGATCCCGATTTGGAGATGATCAAGGATGGACATGTTGCAAATACAAAGAGCTCGGGTTGTTTTATAAATTCCTTTGAAGATTTGGAAGCTGAATATGTTCAGTGGTTGAAGACACATGTAGGTCATAATCGTGTTTTCAGTGTTGGACCACTAAGTTTAATAGGCCCTGATGTATCGGATCGAGGCAATTCAGGTTCAGTGTCTGAGATGAATGACCAGGTCTTGACTTGGCTTGATCGATGCCCCGATGGTTCAGTTGTTTATGTTTGTTTTGGGAGTCAAAAGCTGTTGAGAAAAGAACAAATGGAAGCCTTGGCTAATGGGCTTGAAAAGAGTGGCACACGATTTATCTGGGTGGTGAAATCAGGCACAACCCAACAGCAGGTCGAAGGGTTCGGAGTAGTACCCTACGGGTTCGAGCAACGAACCGCGGGTCAAGGTTTGGTGATAAAAGGGTGGGCACCGCAAGTGTTGGTACTGAACCACAAAGCAGTGGGTTGATTTCTGTCATTGTGGGTGGAACTCGGTTTTGGAAGGGATAGTGGCTGGAGTCATGATATTGGCTTGGCCTATGGAGGCTGACCAGTTTCTGAACGCCAGGCTCTTGGTGGATAATATAGGTGTGGCTGTTAGGGTGTGTGAAGGTGCAGACTCAGTTCCTGATTCTGATGAACTAGGCCGAGCCATTGCCGAGGTTATGACTGAGAGTGGAGGGATGAAGGCCAACGCAAAAGATCTCAAAGAGAAGGCTTTGGCAGCAGTGAGTCATGGGGGAAGTTCCATGAAagatttggatagatttgtggaaGAATTGGGTCAACTAGGAGGGTGATAAATCCTTTTATTTTATCGGAGAAGATATTgtgttttctttttcaaaataaacaaacaCCTCAGGAGAGGATAGTGTGAGGAAAAATACATCTAAACATGTTGTAACAGATACTCGTACATAAACCGGAGGACCTATGTTTTCATTTCTGATAAATAAGACATAAGGGAAGAAAACTATACTGTATGAAAATCAGACATGAAAGATCGTGTCCTGTCTTACCTAGAACAATTCAATCAGAAGAGATTGAGCTTTGTTCAAGTTTCTTGATGCAACGTTATCTACCAAGAGGTTACATGCATGCATCAATGAGCCTGCATGAGTAAATATAGATATACCTGTACATGCGTATATAGTTTCCAAGGAAATTGAATCCAGCTGAGGTAGCCTAATTAGATAGTAGAACTCATCCTACACCATAGGGTTTCAGTCTAAGGTTTAGTGTGgatcaaaacatgcattaaaataaGCAGAAGCAACTTTCTTGTTCACTATTTTACATCCTACATTTTCTATTTATTGACAAACTATTAAATTAGTGCATAGCTAGTAAAAAGAGGGCAGGAAAGCACACTTACAATTATAAAATCATTGAAATGAATGGTATATTCTTGCAATATGAACAGCCTATCAAGCTGTTGGCAGCTTCAAAAGCTGATTGTTACCCAGATGGAAAAACGAGCCTATTTCGACACAAATCCAACCACCAATATATATAACAATTTTTCTATGAACAGAAACCAAAATCCAGAAGTGGAATCAGTACTTTCCTCTTTTAACATTAGCTCTGAACCAAACCTCTGTCCCGCCAAAACATGGGGGCCTTCGAGGAACCGTGAAATTCAAAGAATACCAATGCAAAATCAAGCTTTCAAATTATAGACAAAGTGAGAAAGAAAGAATGAAGCTATGAATTTTAATGACTCAGAGGCATCCTTTTATATACAGAGCTTGTAGCAGCATGCTCCTAAGCATTAGGAGATTTATTCAGAAGTAATAGCAGCAGAATCAGAAGATAATAACagcaaaattagaaaaaggcacaAACACAGAATCGGCTAAAAGACATACTCAACAGCGTGTTGATACAAATCTCGAGCAATTCAACGGAAACCGCATTGACAAAGGCTACCGAAGAAGGAAGGGAGAGAATGTGAGGTCTTGATAGGTAACCGAAGGGTTTTCCATTTGTCGAGCatggaaaaaaagaagaagcattTTTTAAGGTTTTAGGATGTTAATTTCTGTAGTGCGATAATTATTTATTAGAATCAGGGGTTTGAATCTGGGAAAACAGgggtttatatttgaaaattagggtttaaGATTTAAAAAAGCGTTATTTTCCCGGCAATTTTAAAGATACTGATAAAAAATTTGAGGGATTGAAAGATTCGGTTCATATATAACTGGAAACGGCGTCATTTTGCAACAACTTGTACATTTGTGGGTAAAAGTACTTGGAGCCCCCTTGTATTGAGAGTTAGACTGCATTTTGCCCCCTCTTCTAAAAAAATTGACAAATTAGTCATTGTACATTAGATAAAAGAGAAAATTGgtccttttgttaaaaatttcatctatttctactattaaaaaaatGGTCCTTGTCCGTCAATATGAGGTATACATGGCACGTCACGTGTCTTGTTATTCTATTAACCGTGccagtttttaacagtagaaatgtatgaattttttaacaaaatactTAGGTCTTTAATCTAACATACTGGGATTGATTTgcctattttttttaataaagggGCAAAATGCAGTTTGACTCTTAGTATGAtagcctccatggtacttttacttaCACTTGTTGTAACGGAGTTGGTTTTTATTTGGGTCAATCTAGGATTGGatcaaattgaaattttaaaatttatgggttGTTTTGGATTTTGGTTGTTTTGAGTTGGGTCAttataaatttgaattattttgtcTTTTGATTAATACAGGTTTAGGTTAGGTTATTTGTTCGAATTATTTTGGATTTGAGTTATTTTTTATTCATGATATTGAAAGTTCAAATCTTTTCAAGTTTTGGTTAGTTTCAATTTAGGAAAAATTAAATTCGTGTTGGATcgattttttgataatttttttttatgattaaatCGAATTGGATCGGATTTGAGTACAACTTGATTGGACCGATTTTGAGGGAAAGTCAAAGTTAATCAatatacaatttatttatttactagagaataatttttttaagttttattaatAAAAAGTCAATATAGTTGTAAATATGTGTCCAACCAATGGAGAACTACAATGTGGAATTCAATTAATACAATGTACATTAGACGATGAATTGGATGAAGCTGGACCAATTTAAAAAGAATCGGGCAAAATTCACATATGATATATGCATAATGTGAGAGCAGGACTCATATATCACAGTTGTGGATGATAGAATTTGAACCTAAATACTCACAGATTCAAGACCTCTGTTTTAACCAACAAACCGAGACTTTGTTGGAATAAAAAAAcaaggttaaaatatgccatatTCATAAATTAggaatttagtcattatatttttatttttaggaatttggTCCTCtactttttcaaatttcaaattcaagtacaattattaacattgttaaaattattttattaaattgattcATTATAACATATCTTTTTAGTTACATTGTTAccaaattttttatttcaaaatgtcatatcaaccaatttaacaaaaaaaatggacttgaattatgtaatcgaaaaatacaaggactaaattctaaatttataaagaatataatacatataacaTATTTCAACCAAAAATAATTACTTTAAATTTGAATGGAGTTGGAGAATATTCATGCtcttaaattaataatataactttattaaaatatttattctcgaaaaaactttgttaaaatatatttttattttaagatttaattaaaATCGATTCTTTACTATATTGACTTAATTAAAGTATTAATATTGACATAGATTTAAATGCATCAAATTaatgtaaaaatatgataaatttattaaatatgaaTATAAAAATTATGTCAACATATTAAAGACAAACATATAACTGTCTTAAATATATTGTATTAACTGTGTTTAAATTAGACATGTCCTAAAAGCTGGACATTCAATTGGTCCGGTCCAACAAGaactattaataataaaatttaagtatttatttttaaaatgtttagtTAGCATTAATTTGGATCCTTTGGGCTAAAAATAGACATTTacaaaagaaaatattaaaaacaaaattaagtacaggggcaaaattagaaaaattttttagaggggccggatgaaattttaattttttatagtttatatttttatagtttgtaaataattaaattaaatttttataattttagagggggctaaagtgtaattttacctttattaatttaaaaattttaaaaaattttaagagcctaaaatgaaattttctattttaggggggCCGGGGCCATGCCCCCGCGGTTACTCCCTTGATTAAGTGAGAAgaaaatttgtaatttaaatatagtatttttttccattatttttatatattaaacaaTTGATGGTATGTGTTTTTTAACTCCCTTTAAagtgtttgaaatttttaattaaactcctatttttatttaaattctcattaaatttctcaaaaattttaaaattttagttagcCTTTTCAAAACTAGACCTGATCATGGGTGGGGTTACTTGTTCAGGCCCGAAGGCCTGCCCAAAGgtgagagggtttgggcaaaaaacaAGGTCTTTTTTCTAAACGGGTCGAGTCTGTGGTAGGATTTTTGGCTTGGGTCCGGCCTGAATTTGCCCTACTTTTTTTTCACTGTTGTTTGTTGTCATTTTGATGTTGTTTTGCTATCGTTTTTCtattatattgttactattttgtttttactatttgaatattatataactcttgttttattattaattttgctactattttagaggtatCTGCTTGCTAAGTTGTAACTATCTTAGTGTTAGTTAAGTATTAAgactttttttaaatatttttagtgtatttgatatattatatttttaaaattatttatatataaaaaacaatataaaataatttaatgcaaGCAGGTCGAGCCGGGCTCAGGTTTAGCATTTTATCTTTGTTGGGattggacaaaattttaagcccatttttcgagTTAGACTCAGCCCTAGAAAACAGgtctaaaattttcattttctcaACCCATAATCAGATCTATCCAAAATTTAATGTCATTTGCCACTAACAAGCGAGAATAAGAAACCGATAATTATGGAATAATTTTTTAATCTCATTcatggaataaaaaaaatcattaccCAATATATCTAATaatgattttaaataattaaaaaaattaaaaaaaaagacaacCGATTTAATAGGAAATGTTTGGTGATTAAAGCATCAATATTTGTTAGTTGGAGGATAgcaaattgaaaacagaaataaCAGATGCGAAAAATAGAAAAGACAAATCTTACCAAAGATAATCATTGTTCATCAACTAATCCtacatattattaaatattttttctcggatatttatttatttattttaaaaaattcattaaaaatatgaatttagttTTGGATGAATTTCAAATTTGGATTAATTTTGGGTTTATGTGGATTaagttattaaatttttatgatcAAATCTGATTGGATTAGATTTAGATTCGGGTTGAATAAATTTTCAGGTTGGGGTCAAAATTAACGTGTCTAAACatcatataatatttaaatattagttaaattttgttgttagtCTATATATTATCGTAAGTTGTGAATTTAATTGTCGATTTGAACAATTTTAGTCTCAATACCTTTTGAACTGATCAGTGATATATTGTGTATAAAGATATTGatttaatcaatattttcaagTTAATCATTCTTAATCCTTacagtttttaaaatttgaaatttcaatcttaACTGTATTATTTATTGTGTTTTTTTTGAGTAACATGTTAGGATATGTCGAGATTTCTTTGTCAATGCAGGCCACAAGTTTGTCTCAAAACCTCAATGGCTGAGGAGTGAAATTTAAGAATTAACGAATTGGACCCCATTGTTCCTGTTTGCATTCAGACAAAACACTGCAACTAAAATGCCACTAAATCAAACATGTTTTCACCATTACACCTAAAATTGACATTTcacaataaattaatttaataatgaaTAGTTCCAACTCATAAATAAATCTATTTAATTGTTATCGCAAATAATTCATcgaatattttgttttaattccaaATAAGAGAAATTTGGCCTTTttcttatatttaaattttaaattgggtgttatttaataaaattaactgttagagttaattaattaaattaaattttgagtaaaaatagGACTTTATTGTTGTTAAAGAAATTATCCTTCAACATCATTTGTCATTATCTTTCATAATTAACTAAAATATGGATTAAACTACCAAAGAAAAACACAAACAAATATTTAAAACATGAGTTGACCTTTATATAAATGATATAAATTATGCATGTAACTTCATTAAATATAAATCAGATTAGTTTATAGGTCTAGTTCAATAATttagaatattaaattattattcttttagatgaactaaaatatataatttattcaactttcCAACCTactgcattttttttattttgcttaATAAATATGCAAAAAAAAGTTATAATTGATAGTGAAATTCATAGTTCACCAACTTAGCCATGGCAGCTtttataaaaccctaattttttttttaaacaaactCATGTTTAGTACACAAAAGAAAAGCAAAGAGATCTCCATGTTTTTCTCCAACATGTCTAAAGCCAATGTAAGGAAACATGTTATggagaagaaaggaaaagaaaagccaATGGAAAGTCCAGTGCCGTCGAAGAACTTGAAGAAAATCTACCCTATCGGGTTTCAACGAAGTAGCTCGTCTTTGTCGTTGTCGTCGTTGTCGTTGTCTTTGTCGCAGAACTCGAATGATTCATCGATTACAGATCATTCGAGTACTACACCGTTGGAGCAAAGGATTTCGTTAGCTCTTAGCTTGATCGCGCCTCATCATGAACAGAGAGAGTTCGTCCCGATTGTTAAAAATGTGCGACAAAGTCGACAACCACAACAACAACAAGAACATCCTAACAATGGGGAACTTAGGAGATGCCATTGGGTTACAAAGAACAGTGGTAAGTTAACAATAcctagtattttattttttttacggACAAGTGGTTTTAGTAGTCATACACTATGTACTCCTGTCTGAATATGTAGGGATGGAAAAATAATATCAGCCGACATTATCTTAAatgagagttttttttttttttttttttaaatcaaattcaAGACGAGATGAATTGTTAATTAAAATGTTTGGGGTTGGATCGAAATCATGAATATGTCTTAAatacatatattaaaaattagGAGAACTGACAATAACCTCGATCATCTTAAAAATAGGTATTTATActaaatatatgataaaattatattttaacccaTTCGtcttaaaaaaattctaaaaaacttATGGATAAATGAAATATCAAATATACTATATAGTTTGATATATGGCACACCAAATTATGAATTGTTTAAGCATATGGTACCAAAAATACTTTTATAGAATCTTAATTTGGCAGTGATCATACAATTAAATTAATGGTTGTCATAATTTAGCTTTTCCAATTCGGAATAATTTGGTCGTTCGATTGATCATTATATTGATAATgttcattatatatatttaaacaataataataatggtcATTAATTTTTATCATGAAGCATCTCAACCACTACGGTTTGATAGCTGGTTTTTGGATCTTTGTCcttcttaattaatttttagctaaaatccaaccaaaaatctCCTCAATCTATTTAAACTAGAGATGTTGATCGGTTAAGTTAAGTTCGGATTAGGTTCATAcacaatatttaaattaatttttaaatttaagtcTAGTCcagtttaaaataaatttatttattttattaaattccaATCTAATTTAAAAAGGTATACCAACTTCAATATCCATCATTAATGTTTTTGCAATCAaatacttatttttaaaaatattttatttatgtttaacaCTTgtatttaatttagttttaagtatgaatatatatatatatatatatatatatataacactttATTGCTAATTTGTTGACCATTGCTTTCTGAGTGGTTAAGCTATGGGAATATTGTGAAAAAATTCGAAGTCAAATTAAACTGAAAAGATAGAACACCTGCAATATTCAGACAACCTAATTAGTCAACAGGAAACTTGTCTTTGTCACCTATCATTGTCTTGCAGTTGAGACTTCTCTAATCTCTACATAAATTCAAAAgaacatatttatttatatttatataggtACTCTCCTATAGAAACTGAGAAATACGTAAGGATTTAAATAGGTTTAATTCTggttttagtccctttactttttcAGATAAGAGTATTATAGAGATTGCATTTTGTCTCCTCcactaaaaaatagataaattagtccctatatattaaatcaaagagcaagttggtcttttagttaaaattttttatcaatttctatTGTTAAATATTGGTCCTATACATTAACATGAGGTACACATGCTGATTATTCCGTTAATCACACCGGTTTTTAACTTTacaaatggataaaatttttacATACAAGGACTAATTTGTCCTTTTTTAAAtagaaagagaaaaataaaatttaaatcctAATACAAGGACCTCCATGATACTGATATCTTGAATTTTTAGCATTTAAATTTCGGTAAAACTAACAAAAGTTTTCTTGATGCAGATAAAGTATACATATCATTTCATGATGAACAATGGGGAGTTCCAGTTTATGATGACAAGTGAGTTTTTCTAATTCAATAAAATCACAATTATTTTCactaaattatgatttttttgatATCTTAACAGCCAATTATTCGAACTCCTTGCCTTGTCCGGTATGTTGATGGATTACAATTGGAccgaaattttgaaaaaaaaggaaCTTTATAGGTATGTTATTCCTTGATTTTCatttaaagaatatataaattCTAATTCAATTATACACCTTTTCATGCTTTTGTATCAGATTCTAAATTTATATTCCGTCACGATTTATTTTAATGTGCTATTGGTATTACATAAAATGTTAATTTGTTGTTAAGATTAAGTGATTAGAGACTTGTTCAATTTTTTAGTTAACACTGATCTCATATTTAATCTCTATCGTATCGAGAAAAATTATGTGATTAGATTAATTTAGtgatattattaaaatatgtatagTTCAAGGTGAATATTGAACTAAAGATTtcctttatttattattataataattttacaGAGAAGCTTTTGCTGGGTTTGATTCTGAAATTGTTGCAAAAATGGGGGATAAAGAAATCAATGAGGTATCATCAAACAAAGCTATTATGTTGGTTGAGAGCAGAATAAGGTGCATAATACACAATGCCAAATGCATACAAAAGGTAAGTTTGTGGATTTTAGGATTCGAATTTTAATAGAGCTTCGGGTTTATTGCATTGCGTTACATTTTTCTTAGCATGGGAATAGGGAAATAGTTGCAGATGTTGGAATTCGAATTCCGAACCTAATGAATGCTCCTTCTTAAAGGTGGTTGCATGAACCAATTAAGCTTCGGGTTCATTGTGTTGTAGTTTTTTTTTTAGCTCGAGAATAGGAAAAATGGTTGTAGATGCTTAGATCATGTTTGGCTCAAGTGGTTCCCAACTTGCACTCATGCTTATGTAAGGCATGCGTTCAAGTTCCATCGATTCCAAAGTCTTCAGTTTTTTTGATAGTTCTTCTATTCAACTTAGTGGACAATCACCTTTTTAAGTACTCAGGCTTTCGACAGGGTTGAGAGACAAACCCAAATTAGAGAAAAGGGTCTTTGATATGTTAGAATTTGAATTCCAAACTTATTGAATGATTCTTTTTAAGGGTGGCGGATCTTGAATCTATGTTTTGAGAGCTAACTAAAATGTTCAAACATTTTAGGACTTTAACgagattttttcaaaaaaattgggAGTCTAATTAAAAGTATTGAAAAAATTGTGAGATTAACGAGAACttctaaaaaaattcaaaagagtttaattaaaattttcaaaaaccttTTAACATGGGAATAAGATATAAAATTGCAGATGGTAAGATTCAAACTTCAAATCTATagaatacttttttttttcttgcatATGATTGCGTAAACCGAGTGAAATAAACTTCAAATTTATTACTCAATTAATTACACTAAATAATTTTCTTTACCCTAATACACAGATTGTGAGAGAATATGGATCTTTTAGTAGCTTCATGTGGGGTTATGTGAATCATAAACCCCAAATTAACAAATACAAGTACCCAAGAAATGTTCCTCTTAGAACCCCAAAAGCTGAAGCCATTAGCAAGGACCTATTGAAACGAGGATTCCGATTCGTTGGGCCAGTCATCGTTTATTCATTCATGCAAGCTGCCGGGTTGACTATCGATCATCTCATCGGATGTTTTAGACACAAAGAATGTGTTGCCCTTGCCGAGAGACCTTGGAGACACATTTAAAAACCTATGTTTATTCGGATAAGGTATGTGTCCGACAAGTATACGGATAGTTTGCTTTTAACATCTTTACTAACTCTCTTTAAATCTCTCTCTTCCACCTTTTTTGTATATGTATACCGATGATTCATAAAGCTTCATGGCTTATGTAATTGTTTAACATATTCAATTAAATACAAAGCTTGGATTTTATTGTTTTAATGAAATGTTATTTGGATTATGGGTCgatgttatatatattatttacatttaAGAGTGagtatcaaatatatatatatatatatatatatatatatcttcatGTATCCATAGGCAAATATAAAAGGGCAAACAGGGATCTTAATCCCCTAAATGGAAAAATTAGTGTAGTTTTCTCACTAATGATTAAATTATAAGTTGATATATGGTAAAATTGCATTTCACtctcaaaataaaagaaaaatgttgttCAAGTCCTTTAAAAAAACTTGATATCAACTCTCACATTGGGGCCTTAGTCCTTCAAAATTGTTGAGTAAGATTTGTTTTGTTGTTGTCAAAATAGAATGTCGATATTGGcaagaaaagagagagaaatagaACACAcagtggaaaccctttcggggaaAAAACTactggcagaggagaagaaaatttactatgtctCGAATTTGAATGATTACAAGGAATATAGATTGCGTCTATTTATAGGTTTAGAAAATATTATTCTAATCAACACCTAATAGAAGTAATGCAGTAaggttgaaacaccttattcaaaTCAATATCAAACAAAGGAAGTAAACTTTTATACGAATTCTTCTTATGCAGCTTGTACCCCCTATCTTGCCCCTATGTTTTCAATGTTCGGGTGTTTCACCTTGACGGTGCTTTAGTTGTTCTTTGCATGTACTAGTTTGTTCTTATGGAGGTTTCGCTCTTGTAATAAAACTTATCTTATAGCcgagaaaaaaaaaactcacattagggtttgaaatttttttatccaAAGTAGTCTCTAAAAATGGTATTGTTCCCACATCGGGGCTTGaattttttttgtccaaattagtCATTGAACTTGACAAGTGTTCTCAT contains these protein-coding regions:
- the LOC108482801 gene encoding uncharacterized protein LOC108482801, with the translated sequence MFSTQKKSKEISMFFSNMSKANVRKHVMEKKGKEKPMESPVPSKNLKKIYPIGFQRSSSSLSLSSLSLSLSQNSNDSSITDHSSTTPLEQRISLALSLIAPHHEQREFVPIVKNVRQSRQPQQQQEHPNNGELRRCHWVTKNSDKVYISFHDEQWGVPVYDDNQLFELLALSGMLMDYNWTEILKKKELYREAFAGFDSEIVAKMGDKEINEVSSNKAIMLVESRIRCIIHNAKCIQKIVREYGSFSSFMWGYVNHKPQINKYKYPRNVPLRTPKAEAISKDLLKRGFRFVGPVIVYSFMQAAGLTIDHLIGCFRHKECVALAERPWRHI